In the Drosophila takahashii strain IR98-3 E-12201 chromosome 3R, DtakHiC1v2, whole genome shotgun sequence genome, one interval contains:
- the Taf1 gene encoding transcription initiation factor TFIID subunit 1 isoform X3, which translates to MEMEMESDNSDDEGSIGNGLDLTGILFGNIDSEGRLLEDDEGEGRGGGGFDAELRENIGSLSKLGLDSMLLEVIDRKEAEPLSEDEDEEKSEASASGGLSAFDALKAGVKSDEKEDGAVRAQEDAIDYSDITELSEDCPRTPPEDSTSYDDLEDAIPASKVEAKLNIKQHYFAAKDDKELMPPPSAPMRSGSGSGTDEPAKPSDASSPGGDSKSADAKDADRKLDTPLADILPSKYQNVDVRELFPDFRPQKVLRFSRLFGPGKPTSLPQIWRHVRKRRRKRNQSRDQKLTNTGGSDSPSDTEEPRKRGFSLHYASEPTPAECMSDDEDKLLGDFNSEDVRPEGPENGENCDQKPKVADWRYGPAQIWYDMLEVPDSGEGFNYGFKTKTAASSSQPQIKDERRVNSPEADGEEPSIADDAFLMVSQLHWEDDVVWDGNDIKAKVLQKLNSKTNAAGWLPSSGSRTAGAFSQPGKTSLPVGNSSGSSKQGSAASSKKAQQNAQAKPAEAPDDTWYSLFPVENEELIYHKWEDEVIWDAQQMSKVPKPKVLTLDPNDENIILGIPDDIDPSKINKSTGPPPKIKIPHPHVKKSKILLGKAGVINVLAEDTPPPPPKSPDRDPFNISNDTYYTPKTEPTLRLKVGGGNLIQHSTPVVELRAPFVPTHMGPMKLRSFHRPPLKKYSHGPMAQVSPHPVFPLLKTIAKKAKQREVERIASGGGDVFFMRNPEDLSGRDGDIVLAEFCEEHPPLMNQVGMCSKIKNYYKRKAEKDSGPQDYVYGEVAFAHTSPFLGILHPGQCIQAIENNMYRAPIYPHKMAHNDFLVIRTRNSYWIRSVNSIFTVGQECPLYEVPGPNSKRANNFTRDFLQVFIYRLFWKSRDNPRRIRMDDIKQAFPAHSESSIRKRLKQCADFKRTGMDSNWWVIKPEFRLPSEEEIRAMVSPEQCCAYFSMIAAEQRLKDAGYGEKFLFAPQEDDDEEAQLKLDDEVKVAPWNTTRAYIQAMRGKCLLQLSGPADPTGCGEGFSYVRVPNKPTQTKEEQESQPKRSVTGTDADLRRLPLQRAKELLRQFKVPEEEIKKLSRWEVIDVVRTLSTEKAKAGEEGMDKFSRGNRFSIAEHQERYKEECQRIFDLQNRVLASSEVLSTDEAESSASEESDLEELGKNLENMLSNKKTSTQLSREREELERQELLRQLDEEHGGPVGSGGAKGAKGKEEAGQQLLASSNQGRILRITRTFRGNDGKEYTRVETVRRQPVIDAYIKIRTTKDEQFIKQFATLDEQQKEEMKREKRRIQEQLRRIKRNQERERLAQLAQNQKLQPGGMPTSLGDPKSSGGHSHKERDSGYKEVSPSRKKFKLKPDLKLKCGACGQVGHMRTNKACPLYTGMQSSLSQSNPSLADDLDEQSEKEMAMDDDDLVNVDGTKVTLSSKVLKRHGGDDGKRRSGSSSGLTLKVPRDAMGKKKRRVGGDLHCDYLQRHNKTANRRRTDPVVVLSSILEIIHNELRSMPDVSPFLFPVSAKKVPDYYRVVTKPMDLQTMREYIRQRRYTSREMFLEDLKQIVDNSLIYNGAQSAYTVAAQRMFTSCFELLAEREDKLMRLEKAINPLLDDDDQVALSFIFDKLHTQIKQLTESWPFLKPVNKKQVKDYYTVIKRPMDLETIGKNIETHRYHSRAEYLADIELIATNCEQYNGSDTRYTKFAKKILEYAQTQLEGFSDHCAQLENNISKTQERARENAPEFDEAWGNDDYNFDRGSRASSPGDDYIDVEGNVGHATSSNSIHRSMGAEMGGSHTASSSRKPPPPGPGEVKRGRGRPRKQRDPVEEVKSQNPVKRGRGRPRKDSLASNMSQTQAYFLDEDLQCSTDDEDDDEEEDFQEVSEDENNAASILDQGERIHAPAEGMDGMFDPKNIKTEIDIEAQQMADESMDVDPNYDPSDFLAMHKPRQNLGEPSSLQGAFTNFLSHVQDDNGPYNAAEASTSAAAASAMGMSLPSQEDDSMAMQMPPEMPSNTINNGMGIDDDLDISESDEEDDGSRVRIKKEVFDEGDYALQHHQQMGQQSQSQIYLVDSSNEPTNLDYQQPPQLDFQQVQGMEQLQHQVMQQQMPPLQPEQLQQQQTPQGDNDYAWTF; encoded by the exons ATGGAAATGGAGATGGAATCCGACAACAGTGACGACGAGGGATCGATTGGCAATGGATTGGACTTGACCGGCATTCTTTTCGGCAACATCGACTCCGAGGGCAGATTGCTGGAAGACGACGAGGGCGAGGGACGCGGGGGCGGCGGATTCGATGCGGAGCTCCGGGAGAACATTGGATCCCTTTCCAA ACTGGGTCTGGATTCAATGCTTCTCGAGGTAATTGACCGCAAGGAGGCCGAGCCCTTGTCGGAGGACGAAGACGAGGAGAAGTCGGAGGCCAGCGCCAGCGGAGGTCTGAGTGCCTTCGATGCTCTCAAGGCAGGCGTAAAAAGTGACGAGAAGGAGGATGGTGCCGTAAGAGCCCAGGAGGATGCTATAGACTACTCGGATATTACCGAGTTATCCGAGGATTGTCCCCGCACACCGCCGGAAGACTCAACGTCATACGATGACTTAGAGGACGCCATTCCCGCTTCCAAGGTGGAGGCCAAGCTGA ataTCAAGCAACATTATTTTGCAGCCAAAGACGACAAGGAACTGATGCCTCCACCCAGTGCTCCCATGCGATCGGGTTCTGGCAGCGGCACTGATGAGCCGGCCAAACCAAGTGACGCCTCCAGTCCCGGCGGCGACTCCAAGTCCGCCGATGCCAAAG ATGCGGACCGCAAACTGGACACACCGCTGGCAGACATTCTGCCCTCCAAGTACCAGAACGTGGATGTGCGCGAGCTCTTTCCCGACTTTCGACCCCAAAAGGTGCTGCGCTTCTCGCGCCTCTTCGGACCGGGTAAACCCACTAGTCTGCCCCAGATCTGGCGCCACGTGCGCAAACGCCGCCGCAAGCGCAATCAGTCCAGGGATCAGAAG CTAACCAACACCGGTGGCTCCGACTCCCCAAGCGACACAGAGGAGCCTCGCAAGCGTGGCTTCAGCCTGCACTATGCATCGGAGCCAACGCCGGCGGAGTGCATGTCCGACGACGAGGACAAGCTGCTGGGCGACTTCAACAGCGAGGACGTGCGTCCTGAGGGACCGGAAAACGGAGAGAACTGCGACCAGAAGCCCAAGGTGGCCGACTGGCGTTACGGGCCGGCACAGATTTGGTACGACATGTTGGAAGTGCCCGATTCCGGCGAGGGATTCAACTACGGCTTTAAGACAAAGACGGCAGCCTCCTCGTCTCAGCCGCAGATCAAGGATGAGCGGCGTGTAAACAGTCCAGAGGCAGACGGCGAGGAGCCAAGCATTGCGGATGACGCCTTTCTAATGGTCTCACAGCTGCACTGGGAGGACGACGTGGTCTGGGATGGCAACGACATCAAGGCGAAGGTGCTGCAGAAGCTGAACTCAAAGACAAATGCAGCTGGATGGTTGCCCTCCAGCGGATCAAGAACTGCCGGCGCCTTCAGCCAGCCTGGAAAAACGTCCCTGCCGGTGGGAAACAGCAGTGGCAGTTCCAAGCAGGGCTCGGCAGCATCTAGCAAAAAGGCCCAGCAAAA TGCTCAAGCAAAGCCAGCAGAGGCCCCCGATGACACCTGGTACAGTCTGTTCCCGGTGGAGAACGAGGAGCTAATATACCACAAGTGGGAGGACGAGGTGATCTGGGATGCACAGCAAATGAGCAAGGTGCCCAAGCCGAAGGTACTCACATTGGATCCCAATGACGAGAACATCATCCTGGGCATTCCCGACGACATCGATCCCTCCAAGATCAACAAGAGCACGGGTCCCCCGCCAAAGATCAAGATACCGCATCCCCACGTGAAGAAGTCCAAGATCCTGTTGGGCAAGGCGGGCGTAATCAATGTGTTGGCGGAGGACACTCCGCCGCCACCACCCAAAAGTCCCGATCGTGACCCCTTCAACATTTCCAATGACAC GTATTATACACCCAAGACAGAACCGACACTGCGCCTGAAGGTGGGTGGCGGAAATCTCATCCAGCACTCGACTCCGGTGGTAGAGCTGCGAGCTCCGTTCGTACCTACGCACATGGGCCCGATGAAGCTTCGCTCCTTCCATCGCCCGCCACTCAAGAAGTACTCGCACGGACCGATGGCCCAAGTTTCGCCCCACCCCGTCTTCCCACTGCTTAAGACCATTGCGAAGAAGGCCAAGCAGCGCGAGGTGGAGCGCATCGCCTCCGGTGGCGGAGACGTCTTCTTTATGCGCAACCCGGAGGATCTGAGCGGCAGGGATGGAGACATCGTGCTGGCCGAGTTCTGTGAGGAGCACCCGCCGCTGATGAACCAGGTGGGCATGTGCTCCAAGATCAAGAACTACTACAAGCGCAAAGCGGAGAAGGACAGTGGGCCGCAGGATTATGTCTACGGAGAAGTCGCCTTTGCGCACACCAGTCCCTTCCTGGGCATCCTGCATCCCGGCCAGTGCATCCAAGCGATTGAGAACAATATGTACAGAGCGCCCATTTATCCGCACAAGATGGCCCACAACGATTTCCTCGTTATTCGCACCCGGAACAGCTACTGGATCCGATCGGTGAACTCCATCTTCACAGTGGGACAGGAGTGTCCGCTGTACGAGGTTCCGGGTCCGAACTCCAAGCGCGCCAACAACTTCACTCGCGACTTCCTGCAG GTCTTTATTTACCGCCTGTTCTGGAAGAGTCGTGACAATCCGCGCCGCATCCGAATGGACGATATAAAACAGGCTTTCCCCGCCCATTCAGAGAGCAGCATCCGCAAGCGGCTGAAGCAGTGCGCCGATTTTAAGCGCACGGGCATGGACTCCAATTGGTGGGTTATCAAGCCCGAGTTTCGCCTTCCCTCCGAGGAAGAGATCCGAGCCATGGTCTCACCCGAGCAGTGCTGCGCCTACTTTAGCATGATTGCGGCAGAACAGCGCCTAAAG GATGCTGGCTATGGAGAGAAGTTTTTGTTCGCCCCGCAGGAAGATGACGACGAGGAGGCGCAACTGAAACTCGACGACGAAGTAAAAGTGGCTCCGTGGAACACAACTCGCGCATATATCCAGGCCATGCGTGGAAAGTGCCTGCTCCAGCTGAGTGGTCCCGCTGATCCCACGGGATGTGGTGAAGGATTCTCCTACGTTCGAGTGCCAAACAAGCCAACG cAAACCAAGGAGGAACAGGAATCGCAGCCAAAGCGGTCAGTTACCGGAACGGATGCCGATCTGCGTAGGCTGCCACTCCAGCGAGCCAAGGAGCTTCTGCGACAGTTCAAGGTGCCCGAGGAGGAGATCAAGAAGCTCTCCCGATGGGAGGTCATTGACGTGGTGCGCACCCTGTCCACGGAGAAAGCGAAGGCCGGCGAGGAGGGAATGGATAAGTTCTCCCGTGGCAATCGCTTCTCCATCGCTGAGCACCAGGAGCGATATAAGGAAGAATGCCAGCGCATTTTCGATCTGCAGAACCGAGTACTCGCCAGCTCCGAGGTGCTGTCCACCGACGAGGCGGAGTCCTCGGCCTCCGAGGAATCTGACCTCGAAGAACTGGGCAAGAACCTGGAGAACATGCTGTCAAACAAGAAGACGTCCACGCAGCTGTCAAGGGAACGTGAGGAATTGGAGCGCCAGGAGTTGCTGCGACAGCTGGACGAAGAGCACGGCGGGCCAGTTGGCAGTGGAGGCGCCAAGGGAGCTAAAGGCAAGGAGGAGGCCGGGCAGCAGTTGCTGGCCAGCAGTAATCAAGGCCGCATTCTTCGCATCACACGTACCTTCAGAGGAAACGATGGCAAGGAGTACACCCGCGTGGAGACTGTGCGCCGGCAGCCGGTGATCGATGCCTACATTAAGATTCGCACCACGAAGGACGAGCAGTTCATCAAGCAGTTCGCCACGCTGGACGAGCAGCAAAAGGAGGAGATGAAGCGCGAGAAGAGGCGCATCCAGGAGCAGCTGCGTCGCATCAAGCGCAACCAGGAGCGCGAACGCCTAGCGCAGCTCGCGCAAAACCAGAAGCTGCAGCCAGGTGGCATGCCCACGTCCTTGGGCGATCCCAAGAGCTCGGGCGGTCACTCGCACAAGGAACGGGACAGCGGCTACAAGGAGGTCAGTCCGTCGCGCAAGAAGTTCAAGCTAAAGCCGGACCTGAAGCTCAAGTGCGGCGCCTGTGGGCAGGTGGGTCACATGCGAACAAACAAGGCCTGTCCCCTGTACACCGGCATGCAGAGCAGTCTGTCCCAGTCTAATCCTTCCCTGGCTGACGATTTGGACGAGCAGAGCGAGAAGGAGATGGCCATGGATGACGACGATCTGGTGAATGTCGACGGAACCAAGGTGACGCTGAGCAGCAAGGTGCTCAAACGGCATGGTGGCGATGACGGCAAGCGGCGCAGTGGCTCCAGCTCTGGTCTCACCTTGAAGGTGCCCCGCGATGCGATGGGCAAGAAGAAACGCAGAGTGGGTGGCGATCTCCATTGTGACTACCTTCAGCGACACAACAAGACAGCCAACCGAAGGCGCACAGATCCTGTGGTGGTGCTGTCCTCCATCCTTGAGATCATCCACAACGAACTGCGTTCCATGCCGGATGTATCGCCATTCCTGTTCCCGGTGAGTGCCAAAAAGGTGCCCGACTACTACCGCGTGGTCACCAAGCCCATGGATCTGCAGACGATGAGGGAGTATATTCGGCAGAGGCGCTACACAAGTCGCGAGATGTTCCTAGAGGATCTTAAGCAGATTGTGGACAACTCGCTCATCTACAATGGAGCGCAAAGTGCCTACACTGTGGCCGCCCAACGCATGTTCACCAGCTGCTTCGAGCTGCTCGCCGAGCGAGAGGATAAGCTGATGCGCCTCGAAAAGGCCATAAACCCGCTCCTGGACGACGACGATCAGGTGGCTCTCTCCTTCATCTTCGACAAGCTGCACACGCAGATTAAGCAGCTGACCGAAAGCTGGCCGTTCCTTAAGCCGGTCAACAAGAAACAGGTCAAGGACTACTACACGGTCATCAAGCGACCCATGGACCTCGAAACTATTGGCAAAAACATTGAAA CTCATCGCTATCACAGCCGAGCCGAATATCTGGCTGATATCGAGTTGATAGCCACCAATTGCGAACAATACAACGGCAGCGATACCCGCTACACCAAGTTCGCCAAGAAGATACTGGAATACGCGCAAACACAGCTAGAAGGG TTCTCGGACCACTGCGCCCAGTTAGAGAATAACATATCCAAGACGCAGGAGCGTGCTAGGGAGAATGCACCAGAGTTCGATGAAGCCTGGGGCAATGATGACTACAACTTTGACCGCGGCAGTCGGGCTAGCTCACCGGGAGATGATTACATCGATGTGGAGGGCAATGTGGGGCATGCGACTTCATCGAACTCCATCCATCGCAGCATGGGAGCTGAGATGGGTGGGTCCCACACCGCGTCGTCCTCGCGGAAGCCTCCACCTCCAGGCCCTGGTGAGGTAAAGCGCGGAAGGGGAAGACCCCGCAAGCAGCGCGATCCCGTGGAGGAGG TCAAATCCCAGAATCCGGTTAAGCGTGGTCGGGGGCGTCCGAGGAAGGACAGCCTTGCCTCAAACATGAGTCAGACGCAAGCTTACTTCCTGGATGAAG ATCTGCAATGTTCCACGGATGATGAGGATgatgacgaggaggaggacttCCAAGAGGTCTCCGAGGACGAGAACAATGCGGCCAGCATTTTGGATCAGGGCGAACGCATCCACGCGCCCGCCGAAGGCATGGATGGAATGTTCGATCCCAAAAATATTAAGACGGAGATCGACATCGAGGCCCAGCAAATGGCAG ACGAGTCCATGGATGTGGACCCCAACTACGATCCCTCCGACTTCCTGGCCATGCACAAGCCTCGCCAGAATCTCGGCGAGCCCAGCAGCTTGCAGGGCGCCTTCACCAATTTCCTCTCCCATGTTCAGGATGACAATGGACCGTATAATGCCGCCGAAGCCAGCACAAGTGCCGCTGCCGCTTCGGCTATGGGTATGAGTCTTCCGTCTCAGGAGGATGATTCCATGGCCATGCAAATGCCGCCCGAAATGCCTTCCAATACGATAAACAACGGCATGGGCATCGACGATGATCTGGATATTTCGGAGAGCGATGAGGAGGACGATGGTTCCCGAGTGCGCATCAAAAAAGAGGTCTTCGATGAGGGAGACTACGCCTtgcagcaccaccagcagatGGGGCAGCAATCGCAGTCGCAGATCTACCTGGTGGATTCGTCCAACGAGCCCACAAACCTAGACTACCAGCAGCCACCGCAGCTGGACTTTCAGCAAGTGCAGGGCATGGAGCAGTTGCAGCACCAAGTGATGCAGCAGCAAATGCCCCCACTGCAACCGgaacaactgcagcagcaacagacgCCGCAAGGAGACAATGATTATGCCTGGACATTTTAG